From the genome of Lotus japonicus ecotype B-129 chromosome 6, LjGifu_v1.2, one region includes:
- the LOC130726118 gene encoding pentatricopeptide repeat-containing protein At1g73400, mitochondrial, which yields MMLMGMFHRYINSLNNPSFSSSTHHYYCLFRNKVLPQIETTLQSSRFSVFHYSSTYSQIIPLSYASSNPLIQSSFPMNSSVAYHFSMRCYCSETVPATTTATTTTDFGSGMSNVVQLDSDVDKVCNTMMDNLHGFNNLEKALDQLAIPLSTPLVTGVLHRLRYDEKIAFRFFTWAGNQENYSHEPCAYNDMMDILSSTKYKVKQFRIVCDMLDYMKRKNKSTVPVEVLMTILRKYTEKYLTHVQKFAKKKRIRVKTQPEINAFNLLLDALCKCCLVEYAEGLYKKMRKIINTNAETYNILVFGWCRVRSPTRGMKLLEEMIQLGHRPDNFTYNTALDTYCKAGMITEAVDLFEFMRTKGSTISSPTAKTYAIMIVTLAQNDRMEECFKLMGYMISSGCLPDVTTYKDIIEGVCLCGKIDEAYKFLEEMGNKGYPPDIVTYNCFLRVLCDNKKSEEALKLYGRMIELRCIPSVQTYNMLISMFFEMDDPDGAFETWQEMEKRGCNLDTDTYCVMIEGLFNCNKTEEACSLLEEVINKGIKLPYKKFDSFLIQLSDLGDLHAIHKLSDHMRKFYNPAMARRYAISQKRKSISLRER from the coding sequence ATGATGTTGATGGGCATGTTTCATAGGTACATAAATTCTCTAAATAACCCTTCATTTTCATCATCCACCCATCATTATTATTGTCTCTTTAGAAATAAAGTTCTGCCACAAATTGAAACCACACTTCAATCATCAAGGTTTTCTGTTTTTCACTACTCCTCTACTTATAGCCAAATAATACCATTATCATATGCTTCTAGTAATCCCTTGATTCAATCTTCGTTTCCCATGAACTCCTCTGTTGCATATCATTTTTCCATGCGCTGTTATTGCTCGGAGACTGTCCCCGCGACCACGACCGCGACCACAACCACAGATTTTGGTTCTGGTATGAGTAATGTTGTTCAGTTAGACAGTGATGTTGATAAGGTGTGTAATACCATGATGGATAACTTACATGGATTTAACAATTTGGAGAAAGCTCTTGACCAATTAGCCATCCCATTGTCCACCCCATTGGTTACGGGGGTGCTGCATAGGCTCCGATATGATGAGAAAATTGCATTTAGGTTTTTCACATGGGCTGGTAATCAAGAAAATTATTCACATGAGCCTTGTGCTTACAATGATATGATGGACATTTTGTCGAGCACGAAGTACAAGGTGAAACAGTTTCGGATAGTTTGTGATATGTTGGATTAtatgaagaggaagaacaagAGTACAGTTCCGGTTGAAGTTCTCATGACCATTTTGAGAAAATATACTGAGAAGTATCTAACTCATGTGCAGAAGTTTGCAAAGAAGAAGAGGATAAGAGTGAAGACGCAACCGGAAATAAATGCATTTAACTTGCTGTTGGATGCACTTTGCAAGTGTTGCTTGGTTGAGTATGCTGAAGGGCTatataagaaaatgagaaagatAATCAACACTAATGCAGAAACATATAATATATTGGTTTTCGGGTGGTGTAGAGTTAGAAGCCCAACTAGAGGAATGAAATTGCTGGAAGAAATGATTCAACTGGGTCATAGGCCTGACAATTTCACATATAACACAGCCCTTGATACCTACTGCAAAGCAGGAATGATTACAGAGGCAGTGGATCTTTTTGAGTTCATGAGGACAAAAGGTTCAACCATATCATCTCCCACTGCCAAGACTTATGCAATTATGATTGTCACTCTTGCTCAAAATGATAGAATGGAGGAATGTTTTAAACTTATGGGGTATATGATCAGCAGTGGTTGTCTTCCTGATGTCACAACATACAAGGATATAATTGAAGGAGTGTGTTTGTGTGGAAAGATAGATGAAGCTTACAAGTTCTTGGAAGAGATGGGAAACAAAGGTTACCCACCTGATATTGTTACTTATAATTGTTTCCTCAGGGTCCTTTGTGACAATAAAAAGTCTGAGGAAGCCCTTAAACTATATGGAAGAATGATTGAATTGAGATGTATCCCTAGTGTCCAGACTTACAATATGCTGATCTCAATGTTTTTTGAGATGGATGATCCTGATGGGGCATTTGAGACTTGGCAGGAAATGGAAAAGAGGGGCTGCAATCTGGACACTGACACATATTGCGTGATGATCGAGGGGCTATTTAACTGCAATAAAACAGAAGAAGCTTGTTCTCTTTTAGAAGAAGTGATAAACAAGGGAATAAAATTGCCTTATAAAAAGTTTGATTCCTTTTTGATCCAACTTTCAGATCTTGGTGATCTTCATGCCATTCATAAGCTCTCAGATCATATGAGGAAATTCTATAATCCTGCCATGGCAAGACGTTATGCTATAAGTCAGAAGCGTAAGAGCATAAGTTTGAGAGAGAGGTAA
- the LOC130727030 gene encoding protein MAIN-LIKE 1-like isoform X2, with the protein MARTKQTKRVSSEELADRRAYLHASHRRGDHDTDVSTSRKGAPKATTEVPAPATEVPAPATEVPATEVPALSTPEVTATEVSPQSTPEVTAHDTVEPSTSSLDIDAVEEPESESGSESGSESGSESEIEGEDVEVEDPNMPPLQRDPLFPGGPVELSLLQHYPDHIAPWTWHTLLGTTDPRYSERGDLRLATAGTKLGLMTCDGDNYREVRLIVERSGLYPLVRCSYVETDLGLISALVERWHEETSSFHMPFGEMTVTLDDVSALLHIPVGGRFYTPGVASRYDVAETCALLLGGDADLYMAEFDRLRGPTMRFSFLRDLYPKAVAEGRYEHAARMYLMHLVGATLFADKSGGHSFSARWIGMLHDLERVSEFAWGAMALATLYDQQGQSSRSGVKQMGGYTSLLMAWVFEHFPDRLVRRYANPAYTEDQPRARRWTESRSGHARLDERRVLLDELTADDVTWTPYEAHREWRQRDERALFSGYIRCPYPPAVRPHLPERVMRQFGYIQTIPRHPSEMDRSPATEAVDAAFADYVQYLFPEGDPAIEEGHALGGYMDWYARVSHCFIIPDERRIDLSAVAALHRALEVLELSLEVDDALLPGTQARALTERALRILQDLAGTQGIAYAAGRGGLGAGGRAGGRAGGRAGGREGGRAAAGREGRSQGRP; encoded by the exons ATGGCGAGGACAAAGCAAACTAAGAGGGTATCGTCTGAAGAGTTGGCCGATCGTCGTGCCTATCTCCACGCTTCTCATAGGCGAGGTGATCATGATACAGATGTGTCGACTTCTCGGAAGGGGGCTCCGAAGGCGACCACTGAGGTTCCTGCCCCTGCCACTGAGGTTCCTGCCcctgctactgaggttcctgctactgag GTTCCTGCTCTCTCGACGCCTGAGGTTACTGCTACTGAGGTTTCTCCTCAGTCGACGCCTGAGGTTACTGCCCACGATACTGTTGAGCCTTCCACCTCTTCACTTgatattgatgcagttgaggagCCGGAGTCGGAGTCGGGGTCTGAGTCGGGGTCGGAGTCGGGGTCTGAGTCTGAGATTGAGGGTGAGGatgtagaggtagaggatccGAATATGCCGCCGCTCCAGAGAGATCCACTGTTTCCTGGTGGGCCGGTTGAGTTGTCACTTCTGCAGCATTACCCGGATCACATAGCGCCGTGGACGTGGCATACCCTACTAGGCACCACTGACCCTCGTTATTCTGAGCGAGGTGATTTGAGGCTTGCCACTGCTGGTACGAAGCTCGGGCTGATGACGTGTGATGGGGACAATTACAGGGAGGTCCGCTTGATTGTGGAGAGGAGCGGACTGTATCCACTGGTCAGGTGCAGCTATGTAGAGACGGATCTAGGGCTTATATCGGCCCTTGTGGAGAGGTGGCACGAGGAGACTAGTAGTTTCCACATGCCATTTGGGGAGATGACTGTCACCCTTGACGACGTCTCCGCTCTTCTTCACATCCCGGTTGGTGGGAGATTCTACACTCCAGGAGTGGCCTCGAGATATGATGTGGCAGAGACCTGCGCTTTGCTGTTAGGGGGGGATGCAGATTTGTACATGGCTGAGTTTGATAGGCTTAGGGGTCCGACTATGAGGTTCAGCTTCTTGCGAGACCTTTACCCGAAAGCTGTTGCAG AGGGGCGGTACGAGCATGCAGCCAGGATGTACCTGATGCATCTTGTTGGCGCGACATTGTTCGCCGACAAGAGTGGGGGGCACTCATTCTCCGCCCGTTGGATCGGCATGCTACATGATCTTGAGCGGGTGTCGGAGTTCGCGTGGGGCGCCATGGCCCTTGCCACGTTGTACGACCAGCAGGGACAGTCTTCTCGCAGCGGGGTCAAACAGATGGGCGGTTACACTTCCCTGTTGATGGCCTGGGTCTTTGAGCACTTTCCAGACAGGCTCGTTCGCCGGTATGCGAACCCGGCTTACACAGAGGACCAGCCCAGAGCTCGTAGGTGGACAGAGTCACGGTCGGGGCATGCTAGGCTTGACGAGAGGCGAGTACTACTTGATGAGTTGACGGCCGACGACGTCACTTGGACTCCATATGAGGCCCACAGGGAATGGCGACAGCGGGATGAGAGGGCTTTGTTCTCAGGCTACATTCGGTGTCCCTATCCCCCTGCTGTGCGACCTCATCTTCCGGAGCGGGTCATGCGACAGTTTGGGTATATACAGACGATCCCGCGCCACCCTAGTGAGATGGATAGATCTCCCGCAACTGAGGCTGTTGATGCGGCATTCGCAGATTATGTGCAGTACTTGTTCCCTGAGGGCGACCCTGCTATAGAGGAGGGACATGCTCTGGGCGGTTACATGGATTGGTACGCTAGAGTGTCTCATTGTTTCATCATACCGGATGAGAGGAGGATTGATCTCAGTGCCGtg GCTGCTTTGCATAGGGCTTTAGAAGTCCTTGAGTTGTCACTTGAGGTGGATGATGCTTTGCTGCCAGGCACACAGGCCCGCGCTTTAACGGAGAGAGCACTTCGCATCCTCCAGGACTTGGCTGGGACACAGGGCATTGCTTACGCTGCTGGGAGAGGAGGTCTGGGAGCAGGTGGCCGAGCAGGTGGCCGAGCCGGTGGCCGAGCAGGTGGCCGGGAGGGCGGCAGGGCAGCAGCTGGCCGGGAGGGCAGGAGCCAGGGGAGGCCGTAG
- the LOC130727030 gene encoding protein MAIN-LIKE 1-like isoform X1: MARTKQTKRVSSEELADRRAYLHASHRRGDHDTDVSTSRKGAPKATTEVPAPATEVPAPATEVPATEVPATQVPATQVPALSTPEVTATEVSPQSTPEVTAHDTVEPSTSSLDIDAVEEPESESGSESGSESGSESEIEGEDVEVEDPNMPPLQRDPLFPGGPVELSLLQHYPDHIAPWTWHTLLGTTDPRYSERGDLRLATAGTKLGLMTCDGDNYREVRLIVERSGLYPLVRCSYVETDLGLISALVERWHEETSSFHMPFGEMTVTLDDVSALLHIPVGGRFYTPGVASRYDVAETCALLLGGDADLYMAEFDRLRGPTMRFSFLRDLYPKAVAEGRYEHAARMYLMHLVGATLFADKSGGHSFSARWIGMLHDLERVSEFAWGAMALATLYDQQGQSSRSGVKQMGGYTSLLMAWVFEHFPDRLVRRYANPAYTEDQPRARRWTESRSGHARLDERRVLLDELTADDVTWTPYEAHREWRQRDERALFSGYIRCPYPPAVRPHLPERVMRQFGYIQTIPRHPSEMDRSPATEAVDAAFADYVQYLFPEGDPAIEEGHALGGYMDWYARVSHCFIIPDERRIDLSAVAALHRALEVLELSLEVDDALLPGTQARALTERALRILQDLAGTQGIAYAAGRGGLGAGGRAGGRAGGRAGGREGGRAAAGREGRSQGRP, translated from the exons ATGGCGAGGACAAAGCAAACTAAGAGGGTATCGTCTGAAGAGTTGGCCGATCGTCGTGCCTATCTCCACGCTTCTCATAGGCGAGGTGATCATGATACAGATGTGTCGACTTCTCGGAAGGGGGCTCCGAAGGCGACCACTGAGGTTCCTGCCCCTGCCACTGAGGTTCCTGCCcctgctactgaggttcctgctactgaggttcctgctacTCAGGTTCCTGCTACTCAGGTTCCTGCTCTCTCGACGCCTGAGGTTACTGCTACTGAGGTTTCTCCTCAGTCGACGCCTGAGGTTACTGCCCACGATACTGTTGAGCCTTCCACCTCTTCACTTgatattgatgcagttgaggagCCGGAGTCGGAGTCGGGGTCTGAGTCGGGGTCGGAGTCGGGGTCTGAGTCTGAGATTGAGGGTGAGGatgtagaggtagaggatccGAATATGCCGCCGCTCCAGAGAGATCCACTGTTTCCTGGTGGGCCGGTTGAGTTGTCACTTCTGCAGCATTACCCGGATCACATAGCGCCGTGGACGTGGCATACCCTACTAGGCACCACTGACCCTCGTTATTCTGAGCGAGGTGATTTGAGGCTTGCCACTGCTGGTACGAAGCTCGGGCTGATGACGTGTGATGGGGACAATTACAGGGAGGTCCGCTTGATTGTGGAGAGGAGCGGACTGTATCCACTGGTCAGGTGCAGCTATGTAGAGACGGATCTAGGGCTTATATCGGCCCTTGTGGAGAGGTGGCACGAGGAGACTAGTAGTTTCCACATGCCATTTGGGGAGATGACTGTCACCCTTGACGACGTCTCCGCTCTTCTTCACATCCCGGTTGGTGGGAGATTCTACACTCCAGGAGTGGCCTCGAGATATGATGTGGCAGAGACCTGCGCTTTGCTGTTAGGGGGGGATGCAGATTTGTACATGGCTGAGTTTGATAGGCTTAGGGGTCCGACTATGAGGTTCAGCTTCTTGCGAGACCTTTACCCGAAAGCTGTTGCAG AGGGGCGGTACGAGCATGCAGCCAGGATGTACCTGATGCATCTTGTTGGCGCGACATTGTTCGCCGACAAGAGTGGGGGGCACTCATTCTCCGCCCGTTGGATCGGCATGCTACATGATCTTGAGCGGGTGTCGGAGTTCGCGTGGGGCGCCATGGCCCTTGCCACGTTGTACGACCAGCAGGGACAGTCTTCTCGCAGCGGGGTCAAACAGATGGGCGGTTACACTTCCCTGTTGATGGCCTGGGTCTTTGAGCACTTTCCAGACAGGCTCGTTCGCCGGTATGCGAACCCGGCTTACACAGAGGACCAGCCCAGAGCTCGTAGGTGGACAGAGTCACGGTCGGGGCATGCTAGGCTTGACGAGAGGCGAGTACTACTTGATGAGTTGACGGCCGACGACGTCACTTGGACTCCATATGAGGCCCACAGGGAATGGCGACAGCGGGATGAGAGGGCTTTGTTCTCAGGCTACATTCGGTGTCCCTATCCCCCTGCTGTGCGACCTCATCTTCCGGAGCGGGTCATGCGACAGTTTGGGTATATACAGACGATCCCGCGCCACCCTAGTGAGATGGATAGATCTCCCGCAACTGAGGCTGTTGATGCGGCATTCGCAGATTATGTGCAGTACTTGTTCCCTGAGGGCGACCCTGCTATAGAGGAGGGACATGCTCTGGGCGGTTACATGGATTGGTACGCTAGAGTGTCTCATTGTTTCATCATACCGGATGAGAGGAGGATTGATCTCAGTGCCGtg GCTGCTTTGCATAGGGCTTTAGAAGTCCTTGAGTTGTCACTTGAGGTGGATGATGCTTTGCTGCCAGGCACACAGGCCCGCGCTTTAACGGAGAGAGCACTTCGCATCCTCCAGGACTTGGCTGGGACACAGGGCATTGCTTACGCTGCTGGGAGAGGAGGTCTGGGAGCAGGTGGCCGAGCAGGTGGCCGAGCCGGTGGCCGAGCAGGTGGCCGGGAGGGCGGCAGGGCAGCAGCTGGCCGGGAGGGCAGGAGCCAGGGGAGGCCGTAG
- the LOC130725086 gene encoding protein FAR1-RELATED SEQUENCE 5-like — translation MTSTFFYDDEMLLLKQDNDVSEGMLLQQQDNVQPISVDTTHLWSTDQIFETVDDLKQWAKNVGKDNGYAIVTGRSDYSRKGGNMYIILRCSKHGVYIPYKDPKSFKYNSTGSQKCNCPFKLKGRPTEGDRNWWLKVLEGVHNHEPARSLVGHSYAGRLTEEEKVQVDNMNNNWVPPRHMLATLKENNPGNLSTITQVYNRIKKVKELDRGPLTEMQYLLKKLAEANYVHFERHEEDSGVIMELFWAHPNAIKLFNTFPHVVIMDCTYKTNKFQIPLLEMVGLTSTGLTYSIAFCYMTRERTPDYVWALECMKSLLADPARLPGVIVTDRELALLSAP, via the exons ATGACGAGCACATTTTTCTATGATGATGAAATGCTGCTTCTAAAACAAGATAATGATGTCAGTGAAGGAATGTTGCTTCAACAACAAGATAATGTTCAGCCTATAAGTGTGGATACCACTCATTTATGGTCGACCGATCAG ATATTTGAAACGGTTGATGACCTTAAACAATGGGCTAAGAATGTTGGGAAGGACAATGGATATGCGATTGTGACTGGAAGGTCTGATTATTCCAGAAAAGGTGGAAATATGTATATTATTCTGCGGTGCTCGAAGCATGGTGTGTATATCCCGTACAAGGACCCTAAGTCCTTCAAGTACAACTCCACCGGATCACAAAAATGTAATTGTCCTTTTAAACTTAAAGGACGACCTACGGAGGGTGATAGAAATTGGTGGCTGAAAGTGTTGGAAGGggtacacaaccatgaaccagctagatCTTTGGTTGGCCATTCCTATGCTGGTCGACTgacagaagaagagaaggttcAAGTCGACAACATGAATAACAATTGGGTCCCACCGAGACACATGTTGGCCACTTTGAAGGAAAATAATCCGGGTAACTTGTCTACCATCACTCAAGTGTATAATCGCATCAAAAAAGTTAAAGAACTAGACCGCGGGCCACTTACAGAGATGCAATATTTGCTGAAGAAGTTGGCAGAAGCCAACTATgttcactttgaaagacatgaagAAGATTCGGGTGTCATTATGGAACTTTTCTGGGCTCATCCTAATGCTATTAAactcttcaacacattccctcaCGTGGTaatcatggattgcacatatAAGACAAACAAATTTCAAATTCCATTGCTTGAAATGGTTGGCCTCACTTCTACTGGTCTGACTTACTCCATTGCATTTTGCTACATGACTCGTGAGCGCACACCTGACTATGTTTGGGCCTTGGAGTGCATGAAATCTCTACTTGCTGACCCTGCCCGATTACCTGGAGTGATTGTGACTGATAGGGAATTGGCTTTACTCAGTGCT CCTTAG
- the LOC130727032 gene encoding uncharacterized protein LOC130727032 → MQKWNEVVYAETATQFEEEWSDMCDMCKDHPRFTSYIYDTWLVHKEKFVKAWTNRVKHFGTTTSNRAESAHASLKKMLRNGKGNLCDSWEAIDRLTIVRHNAIQASFERSINIVEHRFKSPMYKNMRGFVAKHALHLMYDEQNRFWGHGEKCGCVMKVTHGLPCACALQSMASIPYAAVDPF, encoded by the exons ATGCAAAAGTGGAATGAAGTGGTATATGCGGAAACAGCTACACAATTTGAGGAGGAATGGAGCGacatgtgtgatatgtgtaaggATCATCCAAGGTTCACATCGTACATTTATGACACTTGGTTGGttcacaaggagaaatttgtGAAGGCATGGACAAACAGAGTGAAGCATTTTGGAacgacaacaagtaacag GGCTGAAAGTGCACATGCAAGCTTGAAGAAGATGCTTAGGAACGGCAAGGGTAACCTGTGCGATTCATGGGAAGCAATTGATAGGTTGACCATTGTACGCCACAATGCAATacaagcatcgtttgagcgcagtattaaCATTGTAGAGCACCGTTTCAAGTCTCCAATGTATAAGAATATGAGAGGATTCGTTGCTAAACATGCACTTCACCTAATGTATGATGAACAAAACAGATTTTGGGGTCATGGTGAGAAATGCGGTTGCGTGATGAAAgtcactcatggactaccttgcgcttGTGCACTTCAGAGTATGGCCTCAATTCCGTATGCAGCAGTTGATCCATTCTGA
- the LOC130726065 gene encoding uncharacterized protein LOC130726065 translates to MHLPEMGYLIANRFRVVFISISLKSSYTYLPMRGGAPPLEHPVIAIGHVTNHFVQLKLVSGHPMPPIAPQWEYNVEEPESEWCKPYKERLDRFMAEHTVWIGPRVITNFDLTDITED, encoded by the exons ATGCATCTACCGGAGATGGGGTACCTTATTGCTAACCGGTTTCGGGTGGTTTTCATCTCCATCTCGTTAAAATCTAGTTACACTTACCTTCCGATGAGAGGAGGTGCCCCACCGTTAGAACATCCTGTCATAGCTATTGGTCATGTGACcaatcactttgtacag CTGAAGTTGGTGTctggacatcctatgccgccaattgctccCCAATGGGAATACAACGTTGAAGAACCCGAGTCCGAATGGTGTAAACCGTATAAAGAGCGTTTGGATAGATTTATGGCTGAACACACTGTTTGGATTGGTCCTCGTGTTATTACCAACTTTGATTTAACAGACATAACAGaagattga
- the LOC130726107 gene encoding uncharacterized protein LOC130726107, giving the protein MEQDPPSTFIRPCKRQDNLASSSRPLIPGPAGAVQAAMIHRRSTDNKPNISTQQFVRQVLQDGHDTDPDFQSNAWLSALQLNGSATPLGAITHHHERVDHVIGVIKSCNPNGFGDATVTLKDPTGTVGASIHHKVFTESVFAKDITVGSVLLLQKVAVFSPRKSNCYLNITLSNVVKV; this is encoded by the exons ATGGAACAAGATCCACCATCAACCTTCATCCGCCCTTGCAAACGCCAAGACAACCTTGCCtccagctctcgtcctctcattcccggCCCAGCTGGCGCCGTCCAGGCCGCCATGATTCACCGCAGATCCACCGACAACAAACCAAACATTTCAACCCAACAATTCGTTAGGCAAGTCCTCCAAGACGGCCACGACACCGATCCCGATTTCCAATCCAATGCTTGGCTTTCAGCCCTGCAATTAAACGGATCTGCCACTCCTCTGGGCGCAATCACTCACCATCATGAAAGAGTAGATCACGTCATCGGTGTTATCAAATCCTGCAATCCCAATGGGTTTGGAGATGCAACAGTTACACTCAAG GACCCTACGGGCACTGTTGGCGCTAGTATCCATCACAAGGTCTTCACTGAAAGCGTATTTGCGAAagacataactgttggatctgttctgcTTCTCCAAAAG GTCGCTGTGTTCTCTCCTAGAAAGTCTAATTGTTATCTGAATATAACCTTGTCCAATGTAGTCAAGGTATGA
- the LOC130725889 gene encoding alpha-ketoglutarate-dependent dioxygenase alkB: MYGSENNGEDSEPTAFRIAEKKYKLYYDNNAFSKNKNKTKKQAKPVDLTQVLDFKSIQECHHRNAELPPGITVFHDKFSSPVFSLQNRPGFYFIPGALSTEKQCTLIKESLIDFPQPPNRTNHNVIYGPIHDLFVAAKDGKVLVKEESPLVTVTSSEPSADSFCIEADSKEWKFTTENDCSLKKCRSISASALLRKLRWSTLGLQFDWSKRNYDVSLLHNKIPEALCELAKQLAKPALPAGVEFRPEAAIVNYFTSGDTLGGHLDDMEADWSKPIVSLSLGCKAIFLLGGKSKEDLPLAMFLRSGDVVLMAGEARECFHGVPRIFTDKENSEIGHLETLLAHQDDLCILNYIQTSRININIRQVF; this comes from the exons atgtacggATCCGAGAATAACGGAGAAGATTCGGAGCCTACGGCATTCAGAATAGCGGAGAAGAAGTACAAGCTCTACTACGATAACAACGCTTTCTCCAAGAACaagaacaaaaccaaaaaacAAGCGAAACCCGTAGACTTAACTCAAGTCCTGGACTTCAAATCTATTCAGGAATGCCATCACCGCAACGCTGAGCTTCCTCCGGGAATTACCGTTTTTCATGACAAGTTCAGCTCTCCAGTGTTTTCTTTGCAAAATCGCCCTG gcttttattttattcctgGAGCATTAAGCACAGAGAAACAATGTACTTTGATCAAGGAGAGCTTGATTGATTTTCCACAGCCACCCAACAGAACAAATCACAATGTCATCTATGGTCCTATACACGATTTGTTCGTTGCGGCTAAAGATGGGAAAGTTTTGGTAAAGGAGGAATCTCCTCTGGTTACTGTTACCTCATCGGAACCAAGTGCTGATTCATTTTGTATAGAAGCCGACAGTAAGGAGTGGAAGTTTACCACTGAAAATGATTGCTCCTTGAAAAAGTGCAGGTCCATTTCTGCTTCTGCTTTACTGCGAAAGTTGCGATGGAGCACCCTTGGCCTACAATTTGATTGGTCCAAG AGGAATTATGATGTCTCTCTCCTGCATAACAAAATTCCTGAAGCACTCTGTGAGCTTGCTAAACAATTAGCGAAACCTGCATTGCCTGCTGGTGTTGAATTCCGGCCTGAAGCTGCAATTGTGAATTATTTCACATCAG GGGACACACTTGGCGGTCACCTTGATGACATGGAAGCAGATTGGAGCAAGCCGATAGTTAGTTTAAG TTTGGGCTGCAAagctatttttcttttgggaggAAAATCGAAAGAGGATCTTCCCCTGGCAATGTTCCTTCGAAGCGGTGATGTTGTACTCATGGCTGGAGAAGCAAGGGAATGCTTTCATG GTGTTCCTCGGATATTCACAGATAAAGAGAATTCTGAAATAGGCCATCTTGAGACATTGCTAGCACACCAAGATGATCTGTGTATCTTAAATTACATTCAAACTTCaagaatcaatatcaatatccgACAAGTTTTTTGA
- the LOC130724650 gene encoding uncharacterized protein LOC130724650 encodes MEIQAGPLSGKKSVFDFNLLIEGRERKKRREEKNRKVMACRGMLVVEPFPIFQRFCLNLNPNNHRRTFKFNPRPFQFHGANGGGALRCSHDETPSFQDDQGGPPQEAVLKAISEVSKTEGRVGQTTNMVIGGTVTDDSTNEWLALDQKVNSYPTNRGFTAIGTGGEDFVQAMVVAVESVIQQPIPQGRVKQKLSARGKYVSVNIGPIQVVSSEQVQAVYNAMRRDDRMKYFL; translated from the exons ATGGAAATTCAAGCTGGACCCTTATCTGGAAAAAAATCAgtgtttgattttaatttattgattgaaggcagagagaggaagaagagaagagaagagaaaaacagGAAAGTAATGGCGTGCAGGGGCATGCTTGTGGTGGAACCGTTCCCAATATTTCaacgattttgtttgaatttgaatCCGAATAATCACAGAAGAACCTTCAAATTCAATCCTCGTCCGTTTCAGTTTCACGGTGCCAATGGAGGAGGAGCACTCCGTTGCTCTCATGATGAAACGCCGTCGTTTCAGGACGATCAAGGTGGTCCCCCTCAAGAAGCTGTATTGAAAGCCATTTCTG AGGTGTCTAAGACGGAAGGGAGGGTTGGTCAAACTACCAACATGGTTATTGGTGGCACCGTGACCGATGATTCTACTAACGAATGGCTCGCGTTGGACCAAAAG GTGAACTCATACCCGACTAATCGGGGCTTCACTGCGATAGGAACTGGAGGTGAGGATTTTGTGCAAGCCATGGTTGTTGCCGTCGAATCTGTAATCCAACAGCCTATTCCTCAG GGACGTGTTAAGCAGAAATTATCAGCAAGGGGCAAATATGTGTCCGTAAACATAGGGCCTATCCAAGTTGTTTCCAGTGAACAG GTCCAAGCTGTATATAATGCCATGAGGAGGGATGACCGGATGAAATATTTTTTGTAG